One Pyrococcus furiosus DSM 3638 genomic window, TTTCTCAGAAATAATCACAATTTTTCCCCTTATTTTAGTTGGCATTTTTCTTATTTCCCAGCTTTTTTTACCCTCCACGATCCACTTAGCATAAGGTTGTCGAACTATTAACCCCTTCATACGACTCCCGAAATAAAAAAAGAAAAAAGATCTATATAAGTTCAACTCCATTCACTTAATTTGTTCTAATGCTCCCAAAACTTCCCAAATGATAGTTCTTGTGTGAAGAGGCATATTGGGGTCTTCACTAATTTCCTCAAGTATTGCAATTGCATCAGCGGCCCTAACCGCTGGTTCTTTCTCCTTGTTTTGTAAAGCCTCAATTGCTTGCTCGGCAGCTCTCCTAATATTTCTTGGAACAGCTGTGTCTTGAACAACTTGTTCTCTAAGAACCTGGATTATTTGATTAATTCTTTCCTCAATGTTTGTCATTACTACCACCTCCACAATCATTTACAATAGGTAACTAAATCCCTGTGTAGAATTAACTTAGATCATGCTAAAAATTTTTCCGTTGAAAAAAAGATACTGTCAGGATAAAGAGTGAGATGTTAGGTTTAAGTTTCTGATAATTTTCAGAAAAAGAGAAACATAAGAACTGAAACTATTGTTTACTGCTTACTCTCACTCTCAAAGCCTTTTCGCTGGAACAAAAGTCTGAAAAAGAAGATGCAGGGCAATGACCTTTTATCTGCATGGGCTAATTACAGAGGGGTAGAATAATCCTCGAAATCAGCCACACAACAGTCTGGAACGCGAAAGCAGTTTACCAACCGAA contains:
- a CDS encoding UPF0147 family protein encodes the protein MTNIEERINQIIQVLREQVVQDTAVPRNIRRAAEQAIEALQNKEKEPAVRAADAIAILEEISEDPNMPLHTRTIIWEVLGALEQIK